GGTTCTCGAGTGAGCCGCCGTATTCATCGGTACGCTGATTGGTGAAACGGGAATTGAAGTTGGCCAGCAGGTAGCCCATGAAGCTGGTGATCTCGGTACCGTCGAAACCGGCGCGGATGCAGCGTTTGGCTGCGTCGGCATGCTGGCGCACGCAATCGCGGATTTCCTCCCGGGTCATGATCTTCGGCGGCCGGAAATGCGGCAGCGTCTGTGGAACATCGGAGGGCTGGATGCAGTAGCCGAGGTCGATGCCGCCATAGCGCCCGGCGTGCAGGATCTGCTGGATCGCCATGGCGCCCTGATCTTTGATCATGGCCGCGATCTTCTCGAACTGGGGGAGGAACTTGTCGTCGTAGATCGCAACCTGGCGGAAATAGGCCTTGCCTTCACCGAGAGGGTCGGGATAGGCGCCCTGGTTGGTGATGATCCCGCAGCCGGTGCTGGCAATCACTTTGACGCGGGCCAGCTCCCGTTCGGTAATGAAGCCGTCACGGGTATTGTAGTTGGACACACAGCACGCACCGTACTTGATGCGGTTCTTGATCTTGAAGCGGCCGAACTGGCCGGGCTGGAATAGATAGGGAAGCTTTTTTTCACCGGGTTTCATGCTTTTTCCTAAAAGTCGGGGGTCAGAATCACACGTTTGTTGAGCTCGCCATGGTGCGCCTGCTCGAAGACATGACTGATTTCGCTCATCGGGCGTGTTTCCACAAAGGGCGCGAGCGCGATCCGTCCGTCAACGCACATATTGAGCACATCCGGGTATTTGTCGGGCGGACAACCCCAGGTACCGATGATCTCGGCGTCGAAAGCCATGAGCCGGGAGAGCATGTAGGTAGTCTGCTCCGTGCCATAACCGACAATCACCAAGGTGCCGGTAAAGGACAGCAGGGAAAGGGCCAGCTCCTGCCCCGCCTTGGTCCCGGTGACTTCGAAAATTTTCCAGCCGTAAGCCGAAGGCAGGCCTTGTTCCTTGCAGAACGCCTTGAACCGCTCCTTCACTTCCTTGTGGCCGAGGCCCTTCGGATTGATGACGTGGTCGGCACCGTAACCGCGCATCATCTGCAGTTTTTCTTCGTTGATGTCGATCCCGACGACGGCCGCACAGCCCATGCCCTTCGCGACCTGCGTCATGAATGAACCCACCCCGCCGGCCGCCCCGATCACGATCGCCCGGTCGCCCGGTTTAAGACCGGCGCGCAAACCCGCCTGGTAAGGCGTGGTCACCGCGTCGGCGACCACCGACAGGTGTTCGAGCGGGATGGCACCCCTATTTTCCACGACGCATAAAAATTTAGAGGGAACTACAATGTGACTCGAGAAGCCGCCGTAAATACCCATGGAATAGCCCGGCATCTGCTGGGACAAACAGCGATTACTGCGACCACTTCGGCATAGTTCGCACTCCCCACACGGGATCACCGCCGGCACGATCACCTCACGCCCCATGAGGGACGACTCCCCCCCAACGACGACTCCACTGATTTCATGGCCTAAAGACAACGGCGGAGTCTGTACAGTAGGAACCCCCATGTAAAAATACGACAAATCCGTATGACATACTCCGCACCCATTGATTTCTACAACGGATTCACCCGGCTTAATATCGGGCATTGGAATTTTTGTACGGACGAGATCTCCAGGACGAACCATCTGCCAAGTGTCGATATGTTTCGGCAACATCAATTTCTCTCCTCGCACAATCCAAAGGGAACAGCCATCATGGGCGGACACTGCTAAAATTTAAATCGATCGATCGATTAGATTTTATTATTACTCGCCACTGGATGTTCCTGAAGAGCGCGGATTTATATTCACTATTTATGGTATGAATACTGAGAAACATGGACTTGAAAAACATCGACTTAAACCTGCTGATCGTCTTCCAGCAGCTCTTTCGAGACCGTCAGGTCACCAAGGCTGCCGAGTCACTGGACCTCTCCCAGCCGGCGGTAAGCAGCGCTCTCAATCGCATGCGGAAACTACTCGGGGATGAGCTGTTTTACCGTTCATGCAGTGGAATGCAGCCGACTCCTTATGCAGAGCAGCTGGCAGAGCCGATCTCCGAAGCGTTGGCCATGATCCAGCAGACTCTGATCCGGCGCTCTACATTCGATCCTGCAACCAGCTCTCGGCGCTTCACCATCGCAATGACCGATATAGGTGAAATTTATTTTTTGCCATTCCTGATCGGATCGATTGCAAAAATAGCCCCGGGGGTAACAATCAGCACCGTCAGGAATAGCAAGGTCAACCTGAAAGAAGAAATGGCAGAAGGCAAGGTCGACCTTGCTATCGGTCTACTGCCCGATCTCAAGAGTGATTTCTATCAGCGCAGACTTTTCCGGCAGAGCTATTGCTGCCTTTTCCGCAAAGGACATCCGCTCGACGGAAAGCCGTTCGGTTTCGAAGAGTTCGCCAACGCAGAGCACGTTGTCGTGATTTCGGCTGGCACCGGGCATGGGAAGACGGATGAACTGATGGAGAACTCAGCCATCCGGAGAAATGTCAGGCTACGCGTGCCCCACTTCGTAGCATTGCCATACATCCTTAAAGAAACGAATCTTATCGCGACAGTCCCTGATAAAATTGCAGAACGCCTTGCATCCTCTTTCCCATTGAGCTACGTACCGCACCCAATCACCCTGCCGGAAATACAGATAAATATCTTCTGGCATACCAAGCATCATCAAGAAGAAGGCAGCAAGTGGCTTCGGACGTTAATCTTCGACTTATTCAGCGAATAGAATTGAAGCCGATTTTGATAAACCGACATTCCGACCATTTCTGAAATGCATCCACCTCCTCCTTTTGAATGGCGGAAACGCGGGGGAGCGGAAGCGCATCTGATGGCAAAACCAAATGAGCGTGAGGATTTGTGTCTGCCGGGCAAGGCTCCCGCGATTCCAGACGACCGCGGCGGCGACGGCGATTACGCGTAGCGGCGGCGAGATCGCCCACCCCCCGCGATACGGAGTGTGGGCGAGACGCTGTCGTCAGGAGGCGCGCAGTTCGGCGGTGAGCTTACCCAGGTCCAGCGTGCGCGCGCGCTGCTCGATCTCCCCCGCATAGTTCGCCTGCAGGCCGCGCGCCTGCTCGAACAGGCGGGCGAACATCGCCTTCAGGCCGGCGGCGTCGAGGCGGCGGCCTTCGCCGTAGTAGCGCAGCGCGACCTGGCCGATGGCGTAGGTGGTGGCGAAGGAGAACGCCGAGCCGGTGGCCTGGCTGCCGATCGCGCGTCCGAGCTTGCCGAAGGCCTTGCCGAGGAGGCCGCCGACCAGCTTGCGCCCGAGTTGCTCGACGTACTGCCCGGTCATCCCCACTCCGGTGGTGGCGAGGAAGTCCTTGATGTGGTCGCGGTCGAGCTCATAGCCGTGAGCCTTGCCGATGCGATAGACGAGGCGGATCTGCAGCGGAATGATCGCCATCGAGGCCATCGACTGCGGCAGCAGCTCGAGGGCGCCGTTGAGGATCGAGGCGTTGAGGATCATGCGTTCGAGCTCGCCCCGGTCGATGGCGGCGGACGCCGGAGCAGGCGCCGCGCCCTCAGTCTCCGTCACCGGCGCCTCGATCACCGGCGCCTCGATCACCGGCGCCTGCGCCAGCGCTTCGGCCTCATCGACGAAGCGCCCGGCCGCGCCGCGCTCGAGTCCGAGCAGGGCGGCGAGGCGTTCGAGGAAGGCGGCTTCCTGAGGGTTGCGGCTGCCGTCGGCCTCGCACACTCCGACCGCGAGTTCGAAGGCGAGCTGACGCAGCGCCGCGCTGTCGAGCGCAGCGACCACCGCCTCGAGGCCGAGACGGCCGAGCAGCACGTCCTGGTACAGCGCGATGAAGTCGATCTCGGCGTCGCGACCGAGCGATTCGGCGACCTTGCGCACGTGTTCGCGCTCGCTGCCGTCCTGGGCACCGTCGGCGAAGGCGGCCATTAGGCACACGGCGATGATGGAACGGGCTTGCTCGGGGGTCATGGGGTGCTCTCCTTTTCGATCGGTCGTCAATCGGCCGCCGGATGCGCAGTGCGCACAGGCGCTCCAGCGCCCTGCGCAGCTTCGTCACCGGCGCCGGCCGGAGGCGAAAGTATGACCCGAAACGTGAACCGGAAATGAACGCGCGCTTCAGCATCGGTTCAGACCCGCCGGCGCAGGATGGCGCCACGGTCGAAGGAAAGACCGCGACCCACCGCAACCGGAGAAGCCATCATGCGTGCCACCACTCTCATCGCCACCCTCCTCCTCGGCGCCGGCATCCTCACCGGCGGCGCCGTGCTCATCCCCGCCCTCGCCCAGAACGGCACCGGCAGCACCCTCGGCACTGCCGCCACCACCGGTCAGGACGGCTGGCTGACGCTGCACGAGGTTCAGCTCAAGCTCGAAGCCCTCGGCTATCGCGAACTGACGAAGATCGAGCGCGACGACGACAAGTACGAAGTCAAGGCCACCGATGCGCAAGGACAGCGGGTGGAAATCGACGTCGATCCGCTCACCGGCGCCGTCCTCGACACCGAAGTCAAGCGCAGCAAGGGCGACCGCAGCAACACCGATCAGGCCTCGTGGCTGACGGTGCACCAGGTCCAGGTCAAGCTCGAAGCCACCGGCTACCGCGACATCCAGGAGATCGAGCGCGAACGCGACCACTACCAGGCCAAGGCCACCGATGCCCAAGGGCAGCGGGTGAAGCTGGCGATCGACCCCCACAGCGGCGACGTCCTCGACACCGACGTCAAGCGCAGCCGGCGCGACGACAACCGCAGCGCGGACGAACCCCGGACCCGGCTGAGCGTCGATCCTTACACCGGCGACGTCATCGAAGGCACCGCCGCCGAGCGCGCCACCAACCCCACCGCCCCCGCCACCAAGTAAGCCGCCCCCGCGGGGCGCCGCATCGCGCCGGCGCCCCGCCTTTTCTTCCGGAGCCACTGCCATGATTCCCGCACTGTCGGCCTTCATCGGCCTCATCGTCCTCGCCTGGGGCGTGGGCATCCCCGCCCTCGACTCCGCCGCCGGCGCCCTGCCGTGGGCGGTGCGCGAGCAGGCGCTTTACCTCAGCGGCCTGCTCGCGATCGGGCTGATGTCGCTGGCGATGGTGCTCGCCACCCGCCCGGCCTGGCTGGAACGCCCGCTCGGCGGGCTGGACCGCATCTTCCGCGTGCACAAGTGGGCCGGCATCCTCGCCGGCGTGTTCGCCGCGCTGCACTGGCTGATCGAGCTGTCCGACGACCTGCTCAAGTCGATCTTCGGCCGCGGCGAGCGCCCGCACGGGGAAGAATCCGGCGGCCTGCTCGAAAACCTGCGCGAAGCCGGCGAGGAGCTCGGCGAGTTCGCCATCTACCTGATGCTGGCGATGGTCGTGCTCAGCCTGCTGAAGCGCTTTCCGTACAAATTCTGGCGCCACCTTCACCGCGCCATGCCGGTGCTCTACCTGATGCTCGCCTTCCATGCCGCGGTGCTCGCCCCGGTCGAATACTGGACCCAGCCCGCGGGCGCGCTGCTCGCCCTGCTGCTGGCTGCCGGCACGGTCGCCGCGGCGCTCTCGCTCGGCGGCCGGATCGGCCGCGAGCGCCGCGTGCACGGCGTGGTCACCGCGCTGTCTTCGCCCGCCCCCGACATCACCGAAGTGACCTGCCGCCTCGACGGCGAGTGGCGCGGGCACCGTGCCGGGCAGTTCGCCTTCGTCGGCTTCGAACGCTTCGAAGGCGCGCACCCCTTCACCATCGCCAGCGCCGACCGTGGCGACCGCAGCGTGCGCTTCCAGATCAAGGCCCTGGGCGACTACACCCGCCAGCTCTCGAACCGGATCGCGGTCGGCCAGGCGGTCACCGTCGAAGGCCCCTACGGCCGCTTCGTCCTCGGCCGCCACGACCGCCAGGCGCACCAGATCTGGGTCGCAGGCGGAATCGGCATCACCCCCTTCCTCGCCTGGCTCGAGGCCCTGCACGCCCACCCGGACGAGGCGCCGGCCGCCGACCTGCATTACAGTACCCGCGATCGCGCCCACGACCCCTTCGTCGCCCGCCTCGAAACCCTGTGCGCCGGACTGCCTTCGGTGACCCTGCACATCCACGACAGCAGCACGGACGGCCTGCTCACCGCCGAGCGCCTGTCCGCACTGCACGACGCGCGCCAGCGCGCTGAAGTCTGGTTCTGCGGGCCGCGCGGATTCGCCGAGCAGCTGCGCGCGGGGCTGGCCCGTGCCTGGGGGCGGCGGCTGCGCTTCCACCAGGAAGCGTTCGAGCTGCGCTGAAGCCGCGCGCCTGACGCGCCGCGGCCGCCGAAGCGGCTGCGGCGCGGGCGGGACGCAGGCACAGGGTACGAAGGACCGGTAAAGAGTGCGCAAGGAAGGACGGCAACGATGAAGATCCTGCTCGTCGAAGACGACGAACTGCTCGGCGATGGTATCCAGGCCGGCCTCGAACAGGCCGGCTTCACCGTCGACTGGGCGCGCGACGGCAGCGCCGCGGCCCATGCCCTGGACACCGGCGTCTACCAGGCGGCAGTGCTCGACCTCGGCCTGCCGCGCCTGTCCGGGATGGACGTGCTGCGCCGCGCCCGCACTGCGGGGCTGGATCTGCCGATCCTGATCCTGACCGCGCGCGACGCCCTCGCCGACCGCGTCGCCGGCCTCGATGCCGGCGCCGACGACTATGTCGTCAAGCCGTTCGAGCTGGCCGAACTGCAGGCCCGGCTGCGCGCCCTGGTGCGGCGCGCGAGCGGCAGCGCGGCACCGCTGCTCAGCTGCGGCGACGTGCAGCTCGACCCCGGCCGCCGCCAGGTGCGCTTCAACGGACACGCGGTGACGCTGACCACACGCGAGTTCGCCATCCTCCACGCCCTGCTGCTGGGCAAGGGCCGCGTGCTGTCGAAGGCGCAGCTCGAAGAGCAGCTCTACGGCTGGGGCGAGGAAGTCGAGAGCAACACGGTGGAAGTGTTCATCCACCACCTGCGCCGCAAGCTCGCCCCCGGGCTGATCCGCACCGTGCGCGGCGTGGGCTACCTGATCGAGGACGAGCCCTCTCAAGAAAACGCCGGGCCGCCCCAAGTGGTCTTGTCCCCCTCGGGGGGCGGAAACGGCAAAGCTGTTTCCCGGGGGCGCTCATGACCCCATTTCGCCCCTCCCGCCCGCCTTCCCTGCGCCACCGCCTGATCGCCCTGCTGGCGGCGGCCGTCCTGCTCGCCTGGGGGGCGACCGCGGCCTTCAGCTACCTCGATGCGCGTCACGAGATCGACGCCATGCTCGGCACCCACCTCCCCGCCACGCCCGCCACCGCAGCGCTGCACGCCGCGCTCGCCGAGAGCATCGCCCGCCACCTGTTGCACCCGCTGCTGTTCGCCGTCCCCGGGCTGGCGGTGGCGATCTGGCTCGCCGTCGGCGTCGGCCTCGCCCCGCTCGGGCGCTTCGCCGGCGAAGTCGAGCAGCGCGCGCCCGACAACCTCGCCCCGCTCGCGCTCGCCCGCGTGCCGCGCGAGGTCCTGCCCCTGCAGCAGGCGCTGAATGCGCTGTTCGCCCGCCTGCGCCAGTCGCGCGAACTCGAGCGCCGGTTCACCGCCGATGCCGCCCACGAGCTGCGCACCCCGCTGGCGGCGATCCGCACCCAGGCCGAAGTGGCGCTCAACGCCGACGACCGCGCCCAGGCCCGGCGCGCGCTCACCAACGTCGTCGGCGGCGCCGAACGCGCGACCCGGCTGGTCGAGCAGCTGCTGACCCTGGCCCGCCTCGACCCCCAGACCGCCCTCGAACGGCCGCAGCCGATCGGCCTGCGGGCGCTGGCACGCGACGCGGTCGCCGCCCAGGCGCCGTTCGCCGCGCGCCGGAACATCGACCTCGGCCTGCTGCCGGGCGACGAGCGCACGGTGCACGGCGACCCGCTGCTGCTCGCGGTGCTGCTGCGCAACCTGGTCGATAACGCCGTCCGCTACACCCCGCCGGGCGGGCGTGTCGATCTCGCCGTCGAGGAGGCGCACGCAGCGCGCAGCGGCTATCCGCTGCTGCGCGTCACCGACAGCGGCCCGGGGATTGCCCCCGCGGCACGGGAACAGGCCTTCGAACGCTTTCACCGCGGCCCCGACCACCGCGGGGAAGGCAGCGGCCTGGGGTTGTCGATCGTGCGCCGGATCGCCGAACTGCACCGCGCCACGCTCACTCTCGATGACGGCCCCCGCGGCCGCGGACTGACCGTGCGGGTCGGCTTTCCGCCAGCGGCGGACGGGTCGGCGCCACTTTAAGGGCGGTTTAAGGCGGCGCGCGGATACTCCTGTCTGCGCCTCCCGGAAACGGCGCACGACACGGAGGAATCATGAAATTTCAAGTACACGCCTCGGCGCTCGCCGCCGCCCTCGGCCTTTTCTTCGGCAGCGCGGCAGGCGGCGCCTGGGCCGCTTCGGCGGCCCCGCAGGCTCACACCCACGCCCCCGCCGCCAACGTCAGCGCCAGCGCCAGCGCCACGCTGCAGCTCGATCATGGCAAGAAGTGGGCGATCGACGCCCCCCTCGCGCAGGCGATGGCGAACATCCGCAACGACCTCGCCGCCCGGCTCGAGGACATCCATGCCGACCGCCTGCCTGCCGCCGGCTACCAGGCGCTGGCGAAGCGGGTGAATGGCGAAGTCGCCTACATGGTCGAGAACTGCCGGCTGAGCCCGGCAGCCGACGCCCAGCTCCACCTCGTGGTGGCCGATCTGCTCGAAGGCGCCAGCGCGATGGAAAACGCCGACGGCCACCGCCAGCCGCGCGCCGGCGCGGTCACCGTGATCGGCGCGCTCGAGCACTACGCACGCTACTTCGACGACCCTGGCTTCACGCCGATCGCGCACTGAAACACGGCCGCCGGAGGCGGCCGCAACCGGGGAACGGGAATTTGATGTGCATGCAGCGGATGCGCTGACAAACAGGGAAGCGCTCCTTCATAATCCAGCTGTTTGTCCACATTCCCGTCCTCCACCGGCTGATCATCATGGCCCAGTCCATCGAACACCTCTTCGCCAACAACAAATCCTGGTCCGAGCGCATGCAGGCCGACGATCCGGAATATTTCGCCCGCCTGGTCACCCAGCAGAGCCCGGAGTACCTGTGGATCGGCTGCTCCGACAGTCGGGTGCCGGCGAACCAGGTCATCGGCCTCGCGCCGGGCGAAGTTTTCGTCCACCGCAACATCGCCAACGTCGTCGTGCATACCGACCTCAACGCCCTGTCGGTGATCCATTACGCGGTCGAGATCCTGCGCGTGAAGCACATCCTGGTGGTCGGCCACTACGGCTGCGGCGGCGTGCGGGCGGCGATGCACGACAACCGCACCGGGCTCACCGACAACTGGCTGCGCCACATCCAGGACGTGCGCGACCGCCACGACGAACGCCTGGCGCGCATCGACGACACCACCGAGCGCCTGAACCGCCTGTGCGAGTTCAACGCCATGCACCAGGTGGTCAACGTCTGTCAGACGTCGATCCTGCGCGAGGCCTGGCAGCGCGGCCAGAACGTCACCGTCCATGGCTGGTGCTACAGCCTGCACGACGGCATGGTGCGCGACCTCGGGGTTAGCGCGCGCAGCCGCGAGGAAGCCGTCGAGCGCTACCGCGACGCGGTCGATCGGGTCGGCTGAGCGCCCGTCCGCTCACCCGCCCCCGCGGGCGGCGCGCTAGCGTGCCGCGGTCAGCCCTGCGAGCTGGGGGCCGAACCAGGTCGTCAGGACGAGGGCGAGCGGCACGCCGAGAAGGAAGATCCGGATCACCCAGGCGATGAACGGGTGGGTCTGGTGGGACTCGATGAAGTACCGCGCCACCACCCAGCCCTTGAGCCAGATGATCGCGGCGACCGGAAGCTGGACCCAGGACGCGGGGCCCAGCCAGCGCACCAGCCACAGGCTGAACACGGTCATGACGACGAGGAACAGCCAGGCGAGGCCGAGCGGAAGGAGGGCCGTCGACGGCGTGGAAGAGTCGGTTCGCATGGCTCAGGGCAGCACGTAGCAAAGGGCGAAGATGATCAGCCAGATGATGTCGGTGGCGTGCCAGTAGCTCGCCAACGCTTCCAGCCCGTCGTGGTTGTGCGCCGAATAGGCGCCGATGGCGTGGCGCCCCAGCACCCACAGGATGCCGAGGATCCCCCAGAAGCCATGGACGAGGTGGGTGAAGGTCAGGTAGTAATACACGGTGAAGAAGATTCCCGACTCGCCGTCGATGCCCTGGGTGAGGTTCCAGCGGATTTCGAGCAGCTTCACCAGCGGGTAGCCCAGCGCAAGGACGAGCCCGCCGACGAGAAAGGCGATCGAGCGCCCGCGCCGGCCGGCGCGGATCGTGGCCACGGAGCAGGCGATGAGGAAGCTGCTGCTGACCATCAGCAAGGTGATCGCCACTCCGGCAGTGGCCGACAGCCGCGGCGCGCCGTCCTCGAACGCCTGCGGGAAGTTCGCCCGGGCAACGAAATAGACGGCGAACAGGACGAGGAACTCGACGAACTCGCAGGTGATGCCGACCCAGATGCCGGCGTTGCCCGGCACCCTGCCGGAGGTACGGCCGATGCCGCGTTCCGCGTCGCCTGCGTGGTATTCCGGTAACGCTGCCGATGTCATGCCGATCCGCCTTTCCGTCGATCCCCGATTCCGCATTATTCGCCACCCGGCCGCCGTTTCACAGGTACAGCCGCCCGCATCGGCGACCGTAACAGCGCCGGGCGCGGCATACAATCGACCGATGCACCTCTACGAGCACCTGGCACTGGACATCGAACAGCACATCCGCGACGGCGTGCTGCGCCCGGGCGAACGCCTGCCTTCGATCCGCCAGGCCTGCCGCGCCCGCCAGCTGAGCCCGGCGACCGTGCTCGAGGCCTATCACCGGCTCGAAAGCCGCGGGCTTGTCGAGGCGCGGCCCAAGTCGGGCTACTTCGTGCGCCCCCATCACACCCTCGCCGCACCCGGCCTCACCCGCCCCGCCGGCCGCTCGACCGCACCCAAGGTCAGCGACTTCATCTTCGAGATCCTCGAGTCGGCCCGCGACCCGGCGGTCGTACCCCTCGGCTCGAGCTTCCTCAGCCCGTTCCTGTTTCCGTTCGAGCGTCTCGGCCGCTGCCTCGCCGCCGCCGCGCGCGGCATGGACCCGCGCGCCACCGTCACCGACCTGCCGCCGGGCAACGACGAGCTGCGCCGTCAGATCGCGTTGCGCTACCTGCACGGCGGCACGGCAGTGGCCGGCGACGAGATCGTGATCACCTCGGGAGCGATGGAGGCGCTCAACCTGTGCCTGCAGGCGCTGACCCGGCCCGGCGACCTGGTGGCGGTCGAGTCGCCGGCCTTTTACGCCGTGCTCCAGGCGATCGAGCGCCTCCACCTGCGGGTGGTCGAGATCCCGACCCATCCGCGCGACGGCGTCAGCCTGCCCGCGCTCGAGCAGGCCTTGCGTGTGCACCCGGTAAAAGCCTGCGTGCTCATGCCGAACTTCCAGAACCCGCTCGGCGCGCTCGTGCCCGACGACCAGCGCCCCGCGCTGCTCGCGCTGCTGCAGCGCCACGACGTGCCGCTGATCGAGGACGACACCTACGCCGAGCTGTATTTCGGCCGCCGCGCACCGCTGGCGATGAAGGCGCTCGACCGCAGCGGGCTCGTCCTCCACGTGTCGAGCTTCTCCAAGTGCCTCGCGCCCGGCTACCGGGTCGGCTGGGTCGCCGCCGGGCGCTTCGCCCAGAAAGTCCAGCGCCTGAAGATCGCCACCAGCCTCGCGACCACGGTCCCGGTCCAGATCGCCCTCGCCGATTTCCTGCGCAGCGGCGCCTTCGACCCCCACCTGCGCCGCCTGCGCGCCACTCTCGAACGCCAGGAAGCCCGGCTCGCGGCCGCACTCGAACGCCATTTCCCCGCAGCCAGCCGCATCACCCGGCCGCGCGGCGGCTATTTCACCTGGGTCCAGCTACCGCCGTGGGCCGACACCCTGGCGCTGCACCGGCGGGCGCTCGACGAGGGCATCAGCCTCGCCCCGGGGCCGATGTTTTCGCCGCGGCGGGCCTACCGCGACTGCCTCCGGCTGAACTTCGGCCACCCCTGGTCCGCCGCCCACGAACAGGCGATCGAGCGCCTCGGACGGATGCTCGCCGAGCAGCGCTGAGTCCGCCCCCGGATGCCGGCGGGCCCGCCTCACACTTCCAGCGGATCGACATCGAGCTGCCAGCGCAGCTCGCGCACGGTGCGCTGGCGGTAGAGCAGCGCCACCCAGCCGGCGAGGAAGCCCTGCAACACGCCGCGCTGGTCGGCCTCGATCAGCAGCTGGGCGCGCTCGCGCCGCGCCAGCCGGGTGAGCCGCATCGGCACCGGATCGTAGAGGCGCAGGCCCTCGGGAGCACACTCCTCGGCCAGGCGGCGGGCATGGCGCAGGAAGTCGACGGCGGCGTCGAGCGCAGGGGCGTCGGCGCGCAGCATCGCCTGGTGGGTGAACGGCGGGAAGCCCGCACTGCGCCGCTCCTGCAGCGCCATGCGGGCGAAGGCGTCGAAGTCGTGGCGCGCCAGCTGCTGGTAGAGCGGGTGCGCCGGGTATTCGGTCTGGATCAGCACCGTGCCCGCCAGGGCACCGCGCCCGGCACGGCCGCCGACCTGCATCAGCTGCTGGAACAGGCGCTCGGGGGCGCGGAAGTCGGCGGCGTGGAGCGCGGCATCGGCGCCGATCACGCCGACCAGGGTGAGGTTGGGGAAGTCGTGGCCCTTGGCCATCATCTGGGTGCCGACGAGGATGTCGGCGCCGCCTTCGGCGATGGTCGCGAGCACGCTTTCCCACTGCCGGCGGGTGCGCGCGGCGTCGCGGTCGACGCGCAGCACCCGGGCCTGCGGGAACAGCTCGGCGAGGCGCGCCTCGACGCGCTGGGTGCCGCGCCCGAAAGGCCGGATGTCCTGGTCGCCGCAGCTCGGGCAGGCGGACGGGATCGGCCCATCGCAGCCGCAGTGGTGGCAGCGCAGGCGGCGGTCGGCGAGGTGGACGACGAGGTTCGCCGAGCAGTGCGGGCAGCGGCTGACCCAGCCGCAGGACGGGCACGACAGCACCGGCGCATAGCCGCGGCGGTTGAGGAACACCAGGCTCTGCTCGCCGCGCTCCAGGCGCTCGCCGAGCGCCGCCTGCAGCGCCGGGCTGAGGCCTTCGTCGAGGCGCAGGCGGCGGGTGTCGATGCAGCGTACCGCCGGCAGGGTCGCGGCGAGCGCACGCTGGCTCAGGGTCTGCAGCGCATAGCGCTCGCTACGGGCGTGGTACCAGGTTTCCAGCGAAGGCGTGGCCGAGCCCAGCACCACCGGCACGCCGCGCTGGCGCGCGCGCCACACGGCGAGGTCGCGCGCCGAATAGCGCACCCCTTCCTGCTGCTTGTAGGAGGCGTCGTGCTCCTCGTCGACGAGGATCAGGCCCAGTC
The window above is part of the Thauera aromatica K172 genome. Proteins encoded here:
- the had gene encoding 6-hydroxycyclohex-1-ene-1-carbonyl-CoA dehydrogenase, with amino-acid sequence MLPKHIDTWQMVRPGDLVRTKIPMPDIKPGESVVEINGCGVCHTDLSYFYMGVPTVQTPPLSLGHEISGVVVGGESSLMGREVIVPAVIPCGECELCRSGRSNRCLSQQMPGYSMGIYGGFSSHIVVPSKFLCVVENRGAIPLEHLSVVADAVTTPYQAGLRAGLKPGDRAIVIGAAGGVGSFMTQVAKGMGCAAVVGIDINEEKLQMMRGYGADHVINPKGLGHKEVKERFKAFCKEQGLPSAYGWKIFEVTGTKAGQELALSLLSFTGTLVIVGYGTEQTTYMLSRLMAFDAEIIGTWGCPPDKYPDVLNMCVDGRIALAPFVETRPMSEISHVFEQAHHGELNKRVILTPDF
- a CDS encoding LysR family transcriptional regulator; protein product: MDLKNIDLNLLIVFQQLFRDRQVTKAAESLDLSQPAVSSALNRMRKLLGDELFYRSCSGMQPTPYAEQLAEPISEALAMIQQTLIRRSTFDPATSSRRFTIAMTDIGEIYFLPFLIGSIAKIAPGVTISTVRNSKVNLKEEMAEGKVDLAIGLLPDLKSDFYQRRLFRQSYCCLFRKGHPLDGKPFGFEEFANAEHVVVISAGTGHGKTDELMENSAIRRNVRLRVPHFVALPYILKETNLIATVPDKIAERLASSFPLSYVPHPITLPEIQINIFWHTKHHQEEGSKWLRTLIFDLFSE
- a CDS encoding YcjF family protein, with amino-acid sequence MTPEQARSIIAVCLMAAFADGAQDGSEREHVRKVAESLGRDAEIDFIALYQDVLLGRLGLEAVVAALDSAALRQLAFELAVGVCEADGSRNPQEAAFLERLAALLGLERGAAGRFVDEAEALAQAPVIEAPVIEAPVTETEGAAPAPASAAIDRGELERMILNASILNGALELLPQSMASMAIIPLQIRLVYRIGKAHGYELDRDHIKDFLATTGVGMTGQYVEQLGRKLVGGLLGKAFGKLGRAIGSQATGSAFSFATTYAIGQVALRYYGEGRRLDAAGLKAMFARLFEQARGLQANYAGEIEQRARTLDLGKLTAELRAS
- a CDS encoding PepSY domain-containing protein — its product is MRATTLIATLLLGAGILTGGAVLIPALAQNGTGSTLGTAATTGQDGWLTLHEVQLKLEALGYRELTKIERDDDKYEVKATDAQGQRVEIDVDPLTGAVLDTEVKRSKGDRSNTDQASWLTVHQVQVKLEATGYRDIQEIERERDHYQAKATDAQGQRVKLAIDPHSGDVLDTDVKRSRRDDNRSADEPRTRLSVDPYTGDVIEGTAAERATNPTAPATK
- a CDS encoding ferredoxin reductase family protein, which encodes MIPALSAFIGLIVLAWGVGIPALDSAAGALPWAVREQALYLSGLLAIGLMSLAMVLATRPAWLERPLGGLDRIFRVHKWAGILAGVFAALHWLIELSDDLLKSIFGRGERPHGEESGGLLENLREAGEELGEFAIYLMLAMVVLSLLKRFPYKFWRHLHRAMPVLYLMLAFHAAVLAPVEYWTQPAGALLALLLAAGTVAAALSLGGRIGRERRVHGVVTALSSPAPDITEVTCRLDGEWRGHRAGQFAFVGFERFEGAHPFTIASADRGDRSVRFQIKALGDYTRQLSNRIAVGQAVTVEGPYGRFVLGRHDRQAHQIWVAGGIGITPFLAWLEALHAHPDEAPAADLHYSTRDRAHDPFVARLETLCAGLPSVTLHIHDSSTDGLLTAERLSALHDARQRAEVWFCGPRGFAEQLRAGLARAWGRRLRFHQEAFELR
- a CDS encoding response regulator, which codes for MKILLVEDDELLGDGIQAGLEQAGFTVDWARDGSAAAHALDTGVYQAAVLDLGLPRLSGMDVLRRARTAGLDLPILILTARDALADRVAGLDAGADDYVVKPFELAELQARLRALVRRASGSAAPLLSCGDVQLDPGRRQVRFNGHAVTLTTREFAILHALLLGKGRVLSKAQLEEQLYGWGEEVESNTVEVFIHHLRRKLAPGLIRTVRGVGYLIEDEPSQENAGPPQVVLSPSGGGNGKAVSRGRS
- a CDS encoding ATP-binding protein, yielding MTPFRPSRPPSLRHRLIALLAAAVLLAWGATAAFSYLDARHEIDAMLGTHLPATPATAALHAALAESIARHLLHPLLFAVPGLAVAIWLAVGVGLAPLGRFAGEVEQRAPDNLAPLALARVPREVLPLQQALNALFARLRQSRELERRFTADAAHELRTPLAAIRTQAEVALNADDRAQARRALTNVVGGAERATRLVEQLLTLARLDPQTALERPQPIGLRALARDAVAAQAPFAARRNIDLGLLPGDERTVHGDPLLLAVLLRNLVDNAVRYTPPGGRVDLAVEEAHAARSGYPLLRVTDSGPGIAPAAREQAFERFHRGPDHRGEGSGLGLSIVRRIAELHRATLTLDDGPRGRGLTVRVGFPPAADGSAPL